In Dioscorea cayenensis subsp. rotundata cultivar TDr96_F1 chromosome 9, TDr96_F1_v2_PseudoChromosome.rev07_lg8_w22 25.fasta, whole genome shotgun sequence, a genomic segment contains:
- the LOC120268482 gene encoding putative pentatricopeptide repeat-containing protein At2g01510 encodes MIGAFSQLGCSKEAFDLFSDPHASRLVNQIHVHVAKSGFGSTLLVCNTLVDSYSKCGLIDVARCLFDEMPERDIVTYNALLMGYSKEGFHGDAMKLFMEMRNLELKPSQFTFSGVLTAGIKLGDLRFGQQVQSLIIKSDFYWNVFINNSLLDFSWECRCISGATKLFNEMAERDNVSYNVMVSGYAWAGRTEEFGKQFPFANMLSITGALSNDR; translated from the coding sequence ATGATCGGCGCATTCTCGCAGTTGGGTTGTTCCAAGGAGGCGTTCGATCTTTTCAGTGATCCTCACGCTTCACGTTTGGTGAACCAAATTCATGTTCATGTTGCAAAATCTGGTTTTGGGAGTACACTGTTAGTATGCAACACTTTGGTGGATTCTTATTCCAAGTGTGGCCTCATCGATGTTGCTCGATGCCTTTTCGATGAAATGCCGGAGAGGGACATAGTGACATACAATGCCTTGTTGATGGGTTATTCTAAAGAAGGATTCCACGGTGATGCTATGAAGCTCTTCATGGAGATGAGGAACTTGGAGTTGAAGCCCTCTCAGTTCACTTTCTCTGGAGTTTTAACTGCCGGAATAAAGCTCGGGGATCTTCGGTTTGGGCAGCAGGTTCAAAGTCTCATCATCAAATCAGACTTTTATTGGAATGTGTTTATTAACAATTCATTGTTGGATTTCTCCTGGGAATGCAGGTGCATAAGCGGAGCTACAAAGTTGTTCAATGAAATGGCGGAGAGGGATAATGTTTCTTATAATGTGATGGTCTCTGGGTATGCATGGGCTGGGAGGACTGAAGAGTTTGGGAAACAGTTCCCTTTTGCTAATATGTTGAGTATCACGGGTGCCTTGTCGAATGATAGATGA